The Lolium perenne isolate Kyuss_39 chromosome 6, Kyuss_2.0, whole genome shotgun sequence genome segment CCCGGCCCATGTAGAAGCCAAACCGTACTGGGCTGATTTCGATCCACAACCATTTGGTTTGGTCATAGTTTTGCCACGTAGGACTTGCCACGTCGGATCTGATGTGGACAGAGCAGATTGCCCGTGACCAAAAACTTGGTCGTAGAATCTACGACCAACTATTCTGGTCATAGACCTCTACGACCATTCAAAATGAAAGGTCGTTGTGAGCCGTCAGTGACGCTCAACTGGCGACCAACAGTTTTTGGTCATAGCGTGGTTATAAATGACGCACAATGACCTTTCGGTGACCAATATGGAGGGTCGTGAGTTAACATATTTCTTGTAgtgtcatttcctaatatcaagtaataactaattaataactctcttggtcATTTAATTTTTTTTGCCTCGTAggttttggagacggttcgtagatgaaaaggtcggtgaattcaaaaaagagctacaatttaaaagggCAGTGTCTGCGACTGGggttattcagccaccggggaccaatctatgtggatactatgtttgtgagaggatccggagatacaccactGAGCGGCAGCCGTCTgagaacaacatcaagaggaataacctccggaagacgcttagtccagaagctcgcttccgaccacttcaagaggaactagctggatggttcgcgagggaagtcatcgatcctagaggagaacactatgtagagaacgtagaacttcatatgcactaaattatgtatggaaacttgttcaaaattatatatggtcatccgatattgaatatatattgtatattcctcttgaattctttttggttctaatttcaaatttgtttgaaattgtacattcatatgcatgtatgtagtaccgtagaatatgtgaaactccttcaaaattaaaacccaaaagaaataaaacaatacaaattaaaaagaaaccagatttagggggagggggggctaaaccctaaaccctgcggaggcctttagtcgcggttggacgggcctttagtcgcggttcgtaaggaaccgcgactaagggggggcctttagtcgcgcttaattggtcgcggttgcgcaaccgcgaccaatggcagttgcgaaccgcgaccgaagcccttttttctaccagtgatggTTAAAGATGTACTTCCTCCATCCCATAAAAGTTGTctaagatttatctaaatttggatgttTTTAGATACTAAATGACATATAAATacgtctaaattttaacaaacctCAGCTAAGTTTAcaagatggagagagtattttacttcattacaCATGTGCTTATTAGAAAGTATACTCATCGTTTTCTTCCTTTCTTTCACGATGTTTACATTCATTTTCTTCCCAGCTTTGAAGTCACGTACGTGGAGAAAACAATCAGAACAGAAAAAACATATTTAGTATTACAAGAGGTATTGATTAAATAATTTGAAGAGAATATATTTTCTTTAGGAAAATTTGAAGAAAATAGATTACACCTTTCTTTTGTTGATCTAATCTCCTACGTCGGCCATTTTGTTTAGTCGGCCCAGCCCAAGTATCACTCCCGGCCTAACCCTCTCGCACGCTCCACTCCCTCACTCCCGACGGTTCacatggaggcggcggcggcggcggcggatcagACCACCTAGCTCTTCTCCTCCATCCCGCCGCCGCATCCCGTTCTCCTGCTCCCGTCCGTAGCCTTCCACTTGCGTCGCCACCATTTCAAACGGATCCGCTATGCCGCCCTTCCGGCTCTGGGAGGAGCTGCCGCCGGAGCTCGTCTGCCGCATCGGCGACATCCTCGACCTCAAGGGCTACGCCAGCGCGCGGGGGGCCTGCACCGCGTGGCGACGCGCGCTCGCGCAGCCGTTCCCGTTGCTCCTCGTTGTCCCCGACCACGACCGGTGCCGCCCGTCCGCCGCGCGCCTCGGCCCCCCCACGCGCCGCTCCTTCGAGCTCAAGGCCGTCCCCTTCGGGGCGCATTGCGTAGGCTCCAGCTACGGATGGCTCGCCCTCTCCTTCTGCATCTACGGCGGCCGGAGCCTGTTCAGCCTCTTCAACCTCATCACCGCCGCCGAGATCCTCCTGCCGCCACTGATATACAGCAGCAGGTGGGTGTCCAAGTCCAAGCTCGTCTTCGCGCGCAGCCCCGCCAGAGACGACTTCACCGCCGTCGCCATCTGCGACCTCGACAGGCTCGCCTACGTCACCGCCGGGGCCAAGAGGTGGGCAATCCTCGACCCCGTCCGCCTCCCCCGCGGAGACCAGCTCGCTGACATCGTCTACCATGATGAGAAAAACAGAGTCTACTGCCTCACAAGCTATGGAGACGTCCACGTGCTGCTCCTACCGGAGCGCCGCCGCAGGGGATCTGTTATGGCCGACAACCCATCATCGCTGCCGGCGATACCAACTACACTCTCGGGTCCGGCAAACCATGCTGAATTTGCTAGGTGGCCGATCAAACAACAGCATGATTTCATTCGTAGGAGATCTTTGGGGCCAGGCCTGAATGCCGTGGCCAAGGTCCAGGCGCTTCCGTTTGCTCCTGCAACCAGTTTCGCCCCGCCATACAACACAGTCTCTGCTTTCGCTGGTGCCAAGAATCTGGTGTTCTGCGAGGGTAACCTGTACCAGATATGGAGGAACTCGAGCTGCACGGTTACTGTGCGGCTGCCAGGAGGCGGCCGTCGTCGTGTAGCAGAGAATGAAGTGTTTGTTTTTAGGTGTTTTCCACAGCGCCAACCTTGCTGGGAGGCTGTGACCGACTTGGGGGGCTACTCGGTGTTTCTCGGGAGGAACAACGCAGTGTCCATGCCCCCTGCTGAAGGTGTTCCAGGGTTCAAGGGTAACTGTGTCTACTGGATCGGCGGGAGGGGTAGGGATCAGGGCATGGTCTTTGACATGGCAACCGGGAGGTCTACACCTTGCCttcccgctgttgctgctgctggggTTGCTCCGCAAAGCACAGTTTGCTGGTACTTTGTCAACGACATGGTGAATAACTGCAACAATATTAATGGAGGCAAATGAGTTTATCAGACCTGTACGGAAAGTCCAGGATGATCGAGAAAAACAACAAGAGTGATGCGTCACAAAACTGGTTCAGTGAGCTCCACCAGCCACGTCTGCAAGTTATGTGTATGGTGCCTGAGAAAGAGCCTGATCTGAAGGTGCTGAAGATGCATGTAGCCAATAGTTATGCTAGATGTAGCCAATAGTTTGTTCTAAGTTATCTGTCCTCTAAGATAATTTGCTGCAGTCTTTTGTTGTTGGTTTGTAGTAGTCCGTATCATCTGACTTTCTATGTTTATGTCATGTAATGGAAAAGTCGTTTATATTCATCACAGTATGATGGAATATACTGGTGTATATCCGGTTTATCCTACCATCGTGAGGTCTTGGTCTCTGGGTCTAATGGGTTCATGTAGGTGCTCGCCGCCGGCGCTGACATGTCCATGATTGGGCAGTTTGGTGTCGGGCTCTACTCTACCTACCTTGTGGTTGAGAGGGTTGTGGTGACCACCAAGCGCACCGGTGACAAGCAGCGCATCTGGGAAAGTGGGACCCCAGGCTGGTGGCTCCTTCATTGTTCCTCGTCATACCTCTGGGTATTTAGATGGTCCTGTACCTCAAGGATGACCAGGTATGAAGTCCAAGCGTGCTATATTGTGATTATCGTACCATCAATGCTTTGATGTCTTGTTTGTGCTTAGCTTGGCTGCACTAAACAGCTATAGATGTGCTTATGCTTGATCTAAACTGTATTGTTTTGTGGCCGGTAGATGCTTCACTTTAGGTAGACACTTGGTTTATTAGGTGTCTATTTTTACTTTTTAGATAGTGGAAAAAACTCTCTTTATGTGTTATAAATATCTGCAATATCATAACTTGATACTGATAGACCTTCTCTAGCTCCCTTCAAATGTTAGTTCATTGTATTGTCAACCTGTAGTGCCTGCAATTGAATTCGTATCGTAGCCTTACTTAACTAGCTTACTCTCCAGATGTGGGATAATAGTTCCTTCAGATCAGTACGCCGGCGCTCTAACACCTTCTTATGCCCCGACAAGTCCATCACAGCCGCCATCATCAAGTTCACCCCCCATATACCTCCTGCTCGTGAAGTAGACGAGATTGAAGTAGGACGCCAAAATGCATTTGCAGCGAGTCAAAGGGGCTTATGTCTTTTTTTTTTCCATTATATAAGCCATAATAGGCTTATGGCTTATATAAATCGAGCATTTGTGGGACCCCATTTGAATCAAACTATAGGATCTCACTGTTCTGTCTCATGTTCTTCTCTAGCTACTGCTTCATATTATATATTTGATTTCCCTGCAACATCAGTCCATCATCATGTTATTGGTTTTAGCAGTTCCTGAAATTTAAATTTATAGATAGGGCAGTACGAATTAGGGATCACCTGCTTTGTGTGTGTCTTCTCTTGATTAACTGAAACTAGAAAACCTTTTGATTCAGGGGCTTGCTGACCACAAGGATACCCTTGGAGCTCCTTGCAGGCAAATCAATTGTCTCATCAGTTTCTTAAAAAGATTTATCCTCTAGTTGGATGTAATAGCAATTGTTTACTTGCGCTGGGGCGGCGCAAGGGTTCTGGAACTGCCTGTGCTTTCTCATGAGAGAGGTGAGGCTTGGTTTTACAATCTTGTTTTTGTTATCTTTTATGGCACTGTGTACAAAAAGGCTGGGATGCTCTTTAAATACATTGTAGAGGTGTACAAGTGTGCCATGCTTCCCTGTTGCTTGCAATACATGGTAGGGTTATTGTCATTCTCCAACGTATGAATTTCTGTCACGGTTCCATTCTGTATTAGCTATGGAGGCATATGATTTGCTGGGGGACCAAAAATTAGCCTGATGCATCTcatttgatgatatgttgataaATACTTATGTATGGTTAGCAGCAATTTAATGTAGTTTGTGCTAACTTTCAACACCGAAAGAGATATTAAAGTGAAAGCTCGGCTAAAACCATCTGTTGGAAACCCACTAATGTATGGTAAACAACCGTGTGATATAAGCGACTTGAAGTGACAGATGCGTTTGAATCATCTGCATATCACCCACTGATGTATGCTAAATAACCGTGGAATGTATGTGATTACTTACAACACTTCCTGTTGAATACCCACTCAGCTGAGGCTGTTCCCGCGCGCCCCTTGTAGGCCGTTGGATCATGGCCCTGAGTGGCTAGGATTACTAGCTTAGGAGGAAAGAAGCGAGTTACCGCTACCTTGGTTATTTTTCTATCGTCGCTGACTTCTTGGCCCTGCTTGGTGTTAGATCGTAGTGTCGTACTTGGGTTTACAGTGTGTCCGGTAAAAAAAGGTAGCCTGAAAACCTGTTTTACCTTTTCTTTGCTTCCTCTAAGTCCCGATCTAGGCCTCTAACGTCTTCGTTGAATTCTCCTGAGATTCTGCCCACGGCGGAGTGGATTTCGCCAGCATCGGCTTGGATCCAGCAGTATAGCGGCCAGCTCCTCCATGGCGTACGTGCGCCAACAAGACCGAGGACGCATTTGATCCGGAGTGGACTACCCTTTCGTCCCCAAAGATTGGTTAGGAGGAGCTGCAGCTGCTGTCACGCGTGAGCAAAAGCAAGTCGGTTGGCAGCCAAGGAAGAGTGCAGCCGGCCAGGACGGACAAGGGTGTGGTGCTGGTGCTGTTTGAGCAGCGGCCGCGCGACCCCGCGTCGGCAGCGACCGGCTTTCCAGAAGACGCCTCACTGGAACTCGCGCCTCCTTCTGCAGCACCGGCAGCCTCCGTGGCGCCTTCCACGACATTGACGACGCCGCTGGAACCTAAGACAAGGTCGCCTGCTGCCATGGACACGGACGCACTGGtggtgttcgacgaaatgcctTCAAGGTAAATCTGATGCCCCTCTCTCTTTAGATAATTTAAACAGACGGAAATGCATGTGATGCGTCACCGTTTTGTTTTGAcctgtcgtacaagttacaaccTAATTCCAGTACCGGAGAAGCTGCATCATATGAGACTTTGCGGCGATGTTGTGATCCTGAGCATATCCAATCTATCTCTTATACATTCTGTATAATTGTCTAATTTGTGGCCTCAAATCAATCCGTGGTCTTAAATCCTTTCAGAAACAAAGTGATATAGCTACCTTAGCCTAGATCAGCATTCGCAATGTGTGTTCTTGCAAATTAAACATATATTTACATGCAGATTTCATCCAATGTGATTCTAAAATTCTTTTAATCATTGTCTTGCAGTCACATATTACATATGAGCTACTACTGGACCACCTGAATGTTAAAATGTTTAGATTATCCTTCTTAAAAGTCCAGGCTACCTCTCTGCAGCTTTTTAGATCTGAAATTTTCTTTTGTCATCGATAACAATTGGTTATACTCACATGGTCTAAGAGTATTGGCATATAGTAACATCGTGTGGGTCTAATTTCTATTGGATAGTTGTGCTAAGCTGTACCCTTTTGTGATTATTTTCTTTTGCTAAATCAATTGTTTTAGCTTTGTGCAGACCATTAGGTGGTCAAGTACTAAAACTGAATCACCAGAGCTGTGTAACCAAGGAGATTTGCAGTTTTACTAAAGCATACATGATTGTCCCCGTCCGGGACCCTTTTGAAACGTGTGATCCTGTTTTTCACACATCTTTTGCGACTTTCCTTATGTCTGGCTTTAGATATTTGGTCCTCATGGTGATGGTGATCGTAGAGAATTTTGGAGCAGTACATTTCTTGACTCCCATGGTTCAGATTTAGTGTATATGATGCAACACCACTTGTTTAAACGTTATTCATATTTGCACTGTTATTTATGTTGCTGCTGCCTTAATTACGGGAGGTCCATGAGTCCTTTTTTTTGGAATACAGATGTCCAGGAGTATATGCCTGCAATctaagcaaatagccaaataggcAACTTCTCCATGTCCCACCTCTGCAATCTTCCCAGGTAAGTCTTGCTTTCTCTTTATTCTTGGCCTAAACTGACTTCTTAATATTTCCTCTATTACACTTAGTTGCATTAAGATACTTGTATGTTTGGTGGAAGGTTGGAGTGGGCTCTTCGTGttatatatcattatatgaagatTCTGTTCAATGGGAGGGAGCGCTGTTTCAGCTTCAAATTGTATTGTTTGCTGCTATTAAATGTTACAAGGAAGGCTTTTCCTTTTTTTACCATGGAAGTGGTCATAGTCATGTGAGTCGAGATAGGCAAAATTTCTGGCTCTAGGTGATTTAAGATGCATGTATTGAGTTGACTGAAATGTGTCAATTATCAGCCATCTACCGTTTTGTTACTAAACTTTGGGATTGATATATGTTTTGATTACATGTGAGATTCCCTAGGTATACCGATTGTATTTAACTTTACAAATTTCAAGGATATATGTGGTGATGTAGTATAAAACGAAATTTTTATTGGCGGAAATACGAACTCACCCGCAGCATAATGAATTTTGTGGTTCCTATCTCCAGAGTATAGAACCTTGGAATGATGGTTTTATATATCTGTGTTTTGCTGCATAGTCTTCTCACAACTTTTGTTTCCATTACAAAAATGATCTTTTACTGTTTTCCGGTATTAGGATTTTGGAAAGAGACAATGCCTTAACTGAAATATATTTCTTGAGCATCGGCAGGAATAATCAGGAAATCCACCATGAAATGATAAACTTAAGGATAAACTTACGGAAGACTAAGGTGGAGGACAATGAGGCATGTGGATCAACAACAACTAGGAAGcataggcgcggcggcacgccgctccCGTGTTAGTTGCTTCTGAGTGCATGTTTGATGATTTGCAGAGTGGCGGGTTGGAAGGTTGACATCAAAAGGTGTAGTAAAGCAAGTTCAATTTTTTGACACCGGTATGCACTGAAAGAAAGAATTGATCTCGATATTTGATAGAAGCAAGAAAAGGTAGATAATATGAGCAACAATGTTAGTAAGAAAATTGCTCTATATCCACTATGTACATCAGTTGGCAGTGCTAGTAGACACGTCACCATACTTCCCTCTTTTCTATTTCGAAAGCCTGCTGGCAGTGCTAGTAGATACTTGGCCATTCTTCCCTCTGTTCTATTCAGGTCGGAATCTTAGGATTCAGAAGCTGGAGGTGATGCAGCAGTGAATGGAAGGAGCACTGTTCGTAGGTTAAGGTTTCCTCCTAGCTAGTGTCAGCCTACTATAGCATATTTGCCACCTCAACTAAG includes the following:
- the LOC127305478 gene encoding uncharacterized protein; amino-acid sequence: MPPFRLWEELPPELVCRIGDILDLKGYASARGACTAWRRALAQPFPLLLVVPDHDRCRPSAARLGPPTRRSFELKAVPFGAHCVGSSYGWLALSFCIYGGRSLFSLFNLITAAEILLPPLIYSSRWVSKSKLVFARSPARDDFTAVAICDLDRLAYVTAGAKRWAILDPVRLPRGDQLADIVYHDEKNRVYCLTSYGDVHVLLLPERRRRGSVMADNPSSLPAIPTTLSGPANHAEFARWPIKQQHDFIRRRSLGPGLNAVAKVQALPFAPATSFAPPYNTVSAFAGAKNLVFCEGNLYQIWRNSSCTVTVRLPGGGRRRVAENEVFVFRCFPQRQPCWEAVTDLGGYSVFLGRNNAVSMPPAEGVPGFKGNCVYWIGGRGRDQGMVFDMATGRSTPCLPAVAAAGVAPQSTVCWYFVNDMVNNCNNINGGK